A part of Rattus rattus isolate New Zealand chromosome 6, Rrattus_CSIRO_v1, whole genome shotgun sequence genomic DNA contains:
- the Znf775 gene encoding zinc finger protein 775, protein MERGPAGSTSGDGVARIKQEKPEWLLQTVAPQAVLPEKDKENIFQQQSGLPPCQTMGRPWALGSQEETGDARCAPLPEHDAPLATRVPGTAPGPLSPSLSAGGGHFVCVDCGKRFSWWSSLKIHQRTHTGEKPYLCGKCGKSFSQKPNLVRHQRHHTGERPFCCLECTRRFSQKQHLLKHQKTHSRPATHTCPECERCFRHQVGLRIHQRAHARNRLGTRVNLHEMLRHAAARRWAYRLRPESPRGHPESAWLGLCRSWWGQHGARTTAHTRLGPSEQRQFICNDCGKSFTWWSSLNIHQRIHTGERPYACPECGRRFSQKPNLTRHLRNHTGERPHPCSHCERSFRQKQHLLKHLRTHLPGAQAARCTSCGQSCPSRAALRAHQRVHAAAELLRSQSAVRGVVPSSESQAEIAQSVAVKPEGPQGAKGVLCGQGCETLTVPNEQRQFICNECGKSFSWWSALTIHQRIHTGERPYACPDCGRCFSQKPNLTRHRRNHTGERPYLCSACGRGFRQKQHLLKHQRVHREAQAPHPVPEKEL, encoded by the exons ATGGAGAGGGGCCCTGCTGGCAGCACCTCAG GAGATGGGGTGGCAAGGATCAAGCAGGAGAAGCCAGAGTGGCTGTTGCAGACTGTGGCACCTCAGGCCGTGCTTCCAGAGAAGGACAAGGAAAACATATTTCAGCAGCAGAGTGGTCTCCCACCCTGCCAGACCATGGGGCGGCCCTGGGCTCTGGGGTCACAAGAGGAGACTGGAGATGCACGGTGCGCCCCACTTCCTGAGCACGATGCACCGCTGGCTACTCGAGTTCCAGGGACAGCCCCAGGTCCTCTGAGCCCCTCACTTTCTGCGGGTGGGGGTCACTTTGTGTGCGTCGATTGTGGGAAGAGGTTCAGCTGGTGGTCGTCCCTGAAGATTCAccagcgcacacacacaggcgAGAAGCCTTACCTCTGTGGCAAGTGTGGCAAGAGCTTCAGCCAGAAGCCCAACCTGGTGCGTCACCAGCGCCACCATACGGGCGAGAGGCCCTTCTGCTGCCTGGAGTGCACCAGACGCTTCAGTCAGAAACAGCACCTACTCAAGCACCAGAAGACACACTCACGGCCTGCCACTCACACGTGTCCAGAATGTGAGCGCTGCTTTCGGCACCAAGTGGGCCTCCGCATCCACCAGCGAGCACATGCCCGAAACCGCCTGGGTACCCGGGTCAACTTACACGAGATGCTCCGACATGCTGCTGCACGTCGCTGGGCGTATCGCCTGCGCCCAGAATCCCCACGCGGGCACCCCGAGAGTGCCTGGCTGGGGCTCTGTCGGAGTTGGTGGGGCCAGCATGGTGCCCGGACAACAGCCCACACCCGCTTAGGTCCTAGTGAACAGCGCCAGTTCATCTGCAATGATTGCGGCAAGAGCTTCACGTGGTGGTCATCGCTGAACATCCATCAGCGCATCCACACGGGTGAGCGACCCTATGCGTGTCCTGAGTGTGGCCGCCGCTTCAGCCAGAAGCCCAACCTCACGAGGCACCTACGCAACCACACGGGTGAGCGGCCACACCCTTGCTCACACTGTGAACGCAGCTTCCGCCAGAAGCAGCACCTGCTCAAGCACCTGCGCACACACCTGCCTGGCGCCCAGGCTGCAAGGTGCACCAGCTGTGGCCAGAGCTGCCCCAGCCGTGCAGCACTGCGAGCCCACCAGCGTGTGCACGCAGCTGCAGAGCTGCTGCGCTCTCAGTCTGCAGTCCGGGGTGTTGTGCCCAGCTCTGAGTCACAAGCTGAGATTGCCCAGAGTGTGGCCGTGAAGCCCGAAGGTCCCCAGGGTGCTAAGGGGGTGCTCTGTGGCCAGGGGTGCGAGACCCTGACTGTGCCCAATGAGCAGCGCCAATTCATCTGCAATGAGTGCGGCAAGAGCTTTTCATGGTGGTCAGCGCTCACCATCCACCAGCGCATCCACACAGGCGAGCGGCCCTATGCCTGTCCAGACTGCGGCCGCTGTTTCAGCCAGAAACCTAACCTCACACGGCACCGGCGCAACCACACTGGGGAGAGGCCCTACCTGTGCTCAGCCTGTGGCCGTGGCTTCCGACAAAAGCAGCATCTGCTCAAGCATCAGCGAGTCCATCGTGAAGCTCAGGCACCACACCCTGTCCCAGAGAAAGAGCTGTAG